A stretch of the Corynebacterium maris DSM 45190 genome encodes the following:
- a CDS encoding NADPH-dependent F420 reductase, with amino-acid sequence MKIGILGAGKVGTILARLTVEAGYETYLAASGDPADIDLIASVLAPGATTATSAHAAEEADLVIVAIPLRKHDTLPVEQLRGKIVVDAMNYWWETDGRDSPFGAADASTSEFIQSQLPESTVVKAFNHMGYHDLDELGRPAGDPDRRAIAVAGPRAAGETVMGLIDDVGFDPLYIGGLPEGVRLQPFSPAFGANGTRAELGEIIENFPATERGREVYAALGR; translated from the coding sequence GTGAAGATCGGAATTCTCGGCGCAGGCAAAGTGGGCACGATTCTGGCCCGCCTGACGGTGGAGGCCGGGTATGAGACCTACCTGGCGGCCTCCGGCGACCCCGCCGACATCGACTTGATCGCCAGCGTGCTCGCCCCCGGGGCCACGACCGCGACCAGCGCGCACGCCGCCGAGGAGGCGGACCTGGTGATCGTGGCCATCCCGCTGCGCAAACACGACACCCTGCCCGTGGAGCAGCTGCGCGGGAAAATCGTCGTCGACGCCATGAACTATTGGTGGGAGACCGACGGGCGCGACAGCCCCTTCGGTGCGGCGGACGCCTCCACCAGCGAATTCATCCAGTCCCAGCTGCCGGAGTCCACCGTGGTCAAAGCTTTCAACCACATGGGCTACCACGACCTCGACGAATTGGGCCGCCCCGCCGGAGACCCTGATCGTCGCGCGATCGCCGTCGCCGGGCCACGCGCCGCCGGCGAGACCGTGATGGGGTTGATCGACGACGTCGGCTTCGATCCGCTCTACATCGGCGGGCTGCCCGAAGGGGTGCGGCTGCAGCCGTTCAGCCCGGCCTTCGGAGCCAACGGCACTCGTGCCGAACTGGGTGAGATCATAGAAAACTTCCCCGCCACCGAACGTGGCAGGGAAGTGTACGCGGCGTTGGGCCGCTAA
- a CDS encoding pseudouridine synthase has translation MLRGTTPVGEFFAARAGDSPYRPGELIAPGTVLERPVPAWTFPVIPEEPPIPFDYHVLHVDEELIVVDKPHFLPTTSNGRIVRETVQTRLRRDFGEDVTPLHRLDRLTAGVVVCSRRPATRGAYQRLFQDRKVRKRYLARTVTAVGQPTWRELSVPMRKQPGGRSVAVDDEGTMTVTRLRGAGTVVELEPLTGHTHQLRVLLAHLGASIVGDDVYPRDLGLKLRDYSSPLHLLAAGVEFADPVDGRERVFTSLRGLPANLD, from the coding sequence GTGCTACGCGGCACCACTCCCGTCGGCGAGTTCTTCGCCGCCCGGGCCGGCGACTCGCCCTACCGGCCGGGCGAACTGATCGCCCCGGGCACAGTCCTGGAGCGTCCCGTCCCGGCGTGGACGTTTCCGGTGATTCCCGAAGAACCGCCGATCCCCTTCGACTACCATGTGCTCCACGTCGACGAAGAGCTCATCGTCGTGGACAAGCCGCATTTTCTGCCGACGACCAGCAACGGCCGGATCGTCCGGGAAACCGTGCAGACGCGCCTGCGCCGCGACTTCGGCGAGGACGTCACCCCGCTGCACCGCCTGGACCGGCTCACCGCCGGGGTGGTGGTCTGTTCCCGGCGCCCGGCGACCCGCGGCGCCTACCAGCGTCTCTTTCAGGATCGAAAAGTGCGCAAACGCTACCTCGCGCGCACGGTGACGGCTGTGGGGCAGCCGACGTGGCGGGAGCTGTCGGTGCCCATGCGCAAACAGCCGGGCGGGCGGTCGGTGGCCGTCGACGACGAGGGGACGATGACCGTCACCCGCCTGCGCGGGGCGGGCACCGTCGTGGAGCTGGAGCCGCTGACCGGACACACCCACCAGTTGCGGGTGTTGCTGGCTCACCTCGGGGCGTCGATCGTCGGCGACGACGTGTACCCGCGCGATCTCGGCCTCAAGCTGCGTGACTATTCTTCCCCGCTGCACTTGCTGGCCGCGGGCGTGGAGTTCGCGGACCCGGTCGACGGGCGCGAGCGGGTCTTTACGTCTTTGCGGGGGCTACCGGCTAACCTTGATTGA
- a CDS encoding GtrA family protein, protein MGESGSTAVKKKFSTVDMLSTLRQFFMFGLVGGSGTLVNLLVVYVVTRMLLSGAGLTPEDVVAGLPGTPWNIRWYHVIMTIAFLVANTWNYQLNRSWTFRGVTKRSWWRGFFPFLATGFFAFLVSQLAATLMMNPTSPVALPDEIFDNSTGLRTKFYWAAAISVIVAMPVNFVINKLWTFRKPKVVVVQERMPATQE, encoded by the coding sequence ATGGGAGAATCGGGCTCCACTGCGGTGAAAAAGAAGTTCAGCACCGTGGACATGCTCTCGACGCTGCGGCAGTTTTTCATGTTCGGCCTCGTCGGTGGGTCGGGCACCCTGGTCAACCTCCTCGTCGTCTACGTGGTCACCAGGATGCTGCTCAGTGGCGCGGGGCTCACGCCGGAGGACGTGGTGGCCGGACTGCCGGGCACGCCCTGGAACATCCGCTGGTACCACGTGATCATGACGATCGCGTTTTTGGTGGCGAACACCTGGAACTATCAGCTCAACCGCTCCTGGACTTTCCGCGGGGTCACCAAACGCAGCTGGTGGCGGGGATTCTTTCCGTTTTTGGCCACCGGTTTCTTCGCGTTTCTGGTCAGCCAGCTGGCTGCCACGTTGATGATGAACCCGACGTCGCCGGTGGCGTTGCCGGACGAGATCTTCGACAACTCCACTGGGTTGCGGACGAAGTTCTACTGGGCGGCGGCGATTTCCGTGATCGTGGCGATGCCGGTGAACTTCGTCATCAACAAGCTCTGGACCTTCCGCAAGCCCAAAGTGGTGGTGGTGCAGGAGCGTATGCCGGCCACGCAGGAATAG
- the dapC gene encoding succinyldiaminopimelate transaminase produces MAARTPLGERLPDFPWDTLTEAKNTAAAHPDGIVDLSVGTPVDAVAPGIQLALAEAAGDPGYPPTTGSPQLREAIADWLSRRYGVTGVDTEAVLAVTGTKEAIATLPTLLGVRGGTVVIPEIAYPTYEVAATLADCRTLRSDSLLKIGPATPDLMFINSPSNPTGKVLGVDHLRKVVGWARSRGVILVADECYIGLGWDDENVPLSILDPRVNDGDLTGLIAVHSLSKSSNLASYRAGFLAGDPALIAELTGVRKHLGLMVPGPIQHAMIAALNDDGQEQLQKLRYATRRAKLLSALLKAGFRVDDSEAGLYLWATRGEPGRDTVAWLAERGILTAPGDFYGPNSGEHVRVSLTATDERIDAAVERLRVG; encoded by the coding sequence TTGGCTGCGCGAACGCCGCTGGGGGAGCGGCTGCCTGACTTTCCCTGGGACACGCTGACCGAGGCGAAGAACACCGCCGCCGCCCACCCGGACGGTATCGTCGACCTCTCGGTCGGCACCCCCGTCGACGCCGTGGCACCCGGCATCCAGCTGGCCCTGGCGGAGGCGGCCGGCGACCCCGGCTACCCGCCGACCACCGGGTCGCCGCAGCTGCGGGAGGCGATCGCCGACTGGCTCAGCCGCCGCTACGGGGTCACGGGTGTGGACACGGAGGCGGTGCTGGCGGTGACCGGCACGAAAGAAGCCATCGCGACGCTGCCCACGCTGCTGGGGGTGCGCGGCGGCACCGTCGTCATCCCCGAGATCGCCTACCCGACCTACGAGGTCGCGGCGACCCTCGCGGACTGCCGCACGCTGCGCTCCGACTCGTTGTTGAAGATCGGCCCGGCCACCCCGGACCTGATGTTCATCAACTCGCCGTCCAACCCGACCGGCAAGGTGCTGGGCGTCGACCACCTGCGCAAAGTCGTGGGTTGGGCGCGCAGCCGCGGGGTCATCCTCGTCGCGGACGAATGCTACATCGGCCTGGGCTGGGACGACGAGAACGTGCCGCTGTCCATCCTCGACCCGCGCGTCAACGACGGCGACCTGACCGGATTGATCGCGGTGCACTCGCTGTCGAAGTCCTCCAACCTGGCTAGCTATCGCGCCGGTTTCCTCGCCGGCGACCCCGCGCTGATCGCCGAACTGACCGGGGTGCGCAAGCACCTGGGGCTCATGGTGCCGGGTCCGATCCAGCACGCCATGATCGCCGCCTTAAACGATGACGGTCAAGAGCAGCTGCAGAAGCTGCGCTACGCCACGCGTCGCGCGAAGCTGCTCTCAGCTCTGCTCAAGGCCGGTTTCCGGGTCGACGATTCCGAGGCGGGGCTCTACCTGTGGGCCACCCGCGGGGAGCCGGGCCGCGACACGGTCGCGTGGCTGGCTGAGCGCGGCATCCTGACGGCTCCGGGTGATTTCTACGGGCCGAACTCCGGCGAGCACGTGCGTGTCTCGCTGACCGCCACGGACGAGCGCATCGACGCCGCCGTCGAGCGACTCCGTGTCGGCTGA
- the mshB gene encoding N-acetyl-1-D-myo-inositol-2-amino-2-deoxy-alpha-D-glucopyranoside deacetylase, producing MNELSGYRIVAVHAHPDDEAITTGGALAYFASRGADVTVITCTLGEEGEVIGETYRRLVNDEADQLGGFRIGELGRALEILGVRGIHLGGAGRFRDSGMVGSPSAENPRAFVNSGEAAVDELAGLFERLRPHLVLTYGPDGGYGHPDHIRAHEITHAAAQRVPVPRILWAVHSRAELDEALAAIEEIPAGWRRSGDGELAAVEKVDAWLELDDELYHRKREAMRAHATQLWIADGGVSATNPRAARAQAPHTVYALSNLIAQPIMRREHYQFGAGVPLAGPTDLLAGIER from the coding sequence ATGAACGAACTGAGCGGATACCGGATCGTCGCCGTCCACGCCCACCCGGACGATGAAGCCATCACCACCGGCGGGGCGCTGGCGTATTTCGCCTCCCGCGGCGCGGACGTCACCGTGATCACCTGCACCCTCGGCGAAGAGGGCGAGGTGATCGGGGAGACCTACCGGCGCCTGGTCAACGACGAGGCCGACCAACTCGGCGGCTTCCGCATCGGGGAGCTGGGGCGCGCCCTCGAGATACTCGGCGTGCGCGGGATCCACCTGGGCGGGGCGGGACGCTTCCGCGACTCCGGCATGGTCGGGTCCCCCTCGGCGGAAAACCCGCGCGCCTTCGTCAACTCCGGCGAGGCGGCCGTCGACGAACTCGCCGGGCTCTTCGAGCGCCTGCGCCCGCACCTGGTGCTCACCTACGGCCCGGACGGCGGTTACGGGCACCCGGACCACATCCGCGCCCACGAGATCACCCACGCCGCCGCGCAGCGCGTCCCGGTGCCCCGCATCCTGTGGGCGGTGCATTCCCGCGCCGAGCTGGACGAGGCGTTGGCGGCGATCGAGGAGATCCCCGCCGGGTGGCGCCGTTCCGGCGACGGCGAGTTGGCGGCCGTCGAGAAGGTCGACGCCTGGCTGGAGCTCGACGACGAGCTCTACCACCGCAAGCGCGAAGCCATGCGGGCGCACGCCACCCAGTTGTGGATCGCCGACGGCGGGGTCTCCGCGACCAACCCACGCGCCGCCCGCGCCCAGGCGCCGCATACCGTGTACGCGCTGTCGAACCTGATCGCCCAGCCGATCATGCGCCGCGAGCACTACCAGTTCGGCGCCGGCGTCCCGCTGGCCGGGCCCACCGACCTCCTGGCCGGAATCGAACGCTGA
- the fdxA gene encoding ferredoxin encodes MTYIIAQPCVDVLDRSCVEECPVDCIYEGKRMLYIHPDECVDCGACEPACPVEAIFYEDDTPDEWEEYYDVNVAFFDDLGSPGGAAASGPLDFDHPKIAALPPQNQDVEL; translated from the coding sequence ATGACTTATATCATTGCCCAACCCTGCGTTGACGTCCTCGACCGCTCGTGCGTCGAGGAATGCCCCGTCGACTGCATTTACGAGGGCAAGCGCATGCTCTACATCCATCCTGACGAGTGCGTGGACTGCGGCGCCTGCGAACCCGCCTGCCCGGTTGAGGCGATTTTCTACGAGGACGACACCCCCGACGAGTGGGAGGAGTACTACGACGTCAACGTGGCCTTCTTCGACGACCTCGGCTCCCCGGGCGGCGCCGCCGCGTCCGGCCCGCTGGACTTCGACCACCCGAAGATCGCCGCGCTGCCCCCGCAGAACCAAGACGTCGAGCTCTAG